CACGCCCGCCAAAAGACTTTCTTTTTCTTCAGGCTTGGAGAATTGTCCGTTATGATACATGTAACAGGCTTTCGCTTCTTTCACTTGCGGAAACGCATGGCGAGAGAACACCACTCCAACGAAAGATTTTTCTTCCGAAAGTTTTTGCAGAATACGATGCAAAGCCCACACTTGTCCGGCTTCACCTGGACCGGAAAGCAGCACGAGCCCCTTCATGCGCGTACACGTTTCAAGAAGTGACGGCGGAATCGGAATTTCTTGTCTGCCACCGTCCAAATCCATATCCAAGACCGCTTTCATTGTCGTGTCTTGCTGAAAGAATGAAAAACCGATACGGACACTTTCAAAAGACGTCTCGCCTTGCACAACACCTGTTGTATCAAGCACTGCTTTTTGTTGAGTGCTAAGAAGACTTTGTTGAAGAAGATTCCACTCCGTCACCAAAGCGGGAGAACTGCGTAAACTCGCCCACCCTGCAGAGCCGCGAATGCGCGGTTCACTGCCGACGACAAATAAAAACTCTTCCGCCTTCTTGGCTTTTGCTTGCAAGAGAAGTTCCGTCAAACTCATTATGTGTCCTTCACTGATGCATTGAGTACTTCTTCGATTGTTGTCACGCCTCTTTTTAGTTTTAACAAAGCACTACGGCGCAGAGTTCGCATCCCTTGCTCGCGCGCAAGATAACGAAGCTGACCCGTGGAAGCACCTTTAAGAATCGCTTCCTTCATTTTTTCGTTCATGTGCATAAGTTCGAAGATCGCGGTACGACCTTTAATACCCGTGTTATTGCAGTTCGCGCAGCCTTTGCCGCGGAAAAGTTTGTAATCACCGACTTCCGCTTGCGGCACACCGAGGTTCAACAATGTTTGCGCGGGAACTTCGACAG
This region of Bdellovibrio sp. 22V genomic DNA includes:
- a CDS encoding twitching motility protein PilT, whose product is MSLTELLLQAKAKKAEEFLFVVGSEPRIRGSAGWASLRSSPALVTEWNLLQQSLLSTQQKAVLDTTGVVQGETSFESVRIGFSFFQQDTTMKAVLDMDLDGGRQEIPIPPSLLETCTRMKGLVLLSGPGEAGQVWALHRILQKLSEEKSFVGVVFSRHAFPQVKEAKACYMYHNGQFSKPEEKESLLAGVDMVVYEGFGDDESFLEALALAEQGTFVVYSMKAPSVTNALRRCLSVLGDKYGEHGAPRLAEILSLASGQYPVAGLSGEKVFAHEVLLMKPQVRALIEEEDMKGLEHLLTHSPENSGILTLNQSLLQHLIRRRVDLKNAFEASRDPDNLDQLLKKVGI